ATactgaaattatgattttttttaatagaaaataaCTCGCAAATGACAGAGTAATACAGCATCGACActtaatatatattattaatcATGACAGAATGAGAGAATATTTGGTATACTGTGACACTGACTGTCATTTTCAGCCATGGCGCTTTTTGAACACTCACCACAGCTCATTTTCTCAACGAGACAAATGATTTAAAGCCACAAttttacagctgcagtgagACTCGATGAAAAGCCAAATCTAATAAATCACCAAATCGacaaaattaatcaaatatatatttcacCATCAAAATTATCAGCTGACACTCAAAATGACCAAACTATTGTTGTAAATTAAACCATATTTTattatgatgaaagaaaaaaaacatactgttaATGTATAACCACACACATAGTGAACTGCAGTCCCTCTTTCAGTTCATGAAAGATGCTGAACAACGTCATCAGGCAAGTTGCAGCTCATAAGAACGTTCcagtagaaaaataaaatgaaaacgtGACTGAAATGAACGTGATATGACTAAAATGCTGAGacactgtaaagaaaaacaatgatttaaaaaaaaaaaataacatgaagaaGATGTAAGAAAACTCCTTCAGAGGTCTTCAACAAGAACAAACGCTGCATAAAGACCTCAGTTGGCTGAATCAAGTGTGTCTACGTGGGGCTGGAGCAAAGACCCCCAGTAAGTGCATGAGGTGCAAACTCTGAGGCCATTTATTAGTGAGGTGTACTGCTATTATTCTCAATCATCAATAACACAGAGCATCAGGTCACACATCTCAGACagataaaacaagaaagaatTATTCAGGGCATgccatttacaaaacaaaacataatgtgattccattaaatgaaaaaaaaaaaatgaaaccaaacatAACGCACTGAATTCCAGTGTCCTAAAGAATATGCAACAGTTTTCTAAGGTGCAGCAGTGAATAAGATATGACTATGCACAAAGTGAGCTTACATGCTCTTAGTTAAACTATTAGAATATAGTTGTGCAATCTGAAAAGCAGCCCAGTCGCCTCAGTCTGTGAACAACTAACACAACTTTGGACTCTCAAATTGCGTGCCGTATACGTTTGTGGCCGAGTTTGCATGCAGGTGATGCAACAGTCATTCCCACGGACGAAAGAAGATGTGTGAGAATGCAACGCGTAAAAACTGGGTGGGAAAACATTTTGGATctcaataaaatatataacaaagaattcttacatattatatctttaaagtATGTATCATAGCTAACAAACGTCATGCACTTAAGTCATCTTttcccctaaccctaaccaaataGCAACCATTTCTATTGTAGATACCATGACGACAAAGGTCACCTCAATGGGAAGGACTGAATTTTCTCTTGCACGCAAAATCGGACTGGGCGTATACACTGCACGCTTTGAGTATGTGTAAAGTTGTGATATTTGTAAGGAGACTGATAAGgttgatgaaaacatgacaagcAACAAGTAaataatatatgtgtgtgtgagatataTACtccatatacacacatatatatatatatatatatatatatatatatatatatatatatatatatatatatatatatatatatatatatatatacacacaggaAAAAACTATGGAAAATAGTTCATAGTGATTTGTACAAAATACATCAGTGAGGTCTGAAAGGGTCAGCAGGGAGGCCTAGTGGTTAGAGACACTTTAACATTAGTTACAACTGTCCTGTCCTTCAACAACACATTGAAGCCAAACCTGCTCATTCATTCACCATCAAAACAATCAGTCAGCGTTTAATACTTAACAACCAAAGATTCCTTTTGGAAAGTCTTTTTGGAAAAAGTGGATTAAAGATTATCCCATAAAATATTTCTGAGGTGGGCATTatgtacagtaaacacaccCCAAGTCCCCCTTAAAAACATATCTCACAGTGTACTTTGTCCCTTTTTCATATGAGAACATGAAATTCTGTCTtataaacaacaaagaaaaaaaacactgaattcaatATAATGATATTTAACATTGGAATTCAGACATGCAGCGCTGCACGTGTATTTCTGTCCCTGTCTTTAAACAGCAACAGTTTGTGAAGCGAGCGCTTCTTAAACAACCATTAGCGCTTCTCAGTGACATCAGTAATGATGTTAGTCCTAAATGATTTGTGCTTAGCTAATGGAAGTTAAATACACAGCTGGAGACTGCAGCACCAGGCTCTTCAGTGTCAGAAAGCAGCAAACATCAGGAGTCGTGCCTCTCTTTAGAACTGTGTGCCCGTGATGTCCACATCCAATCTAGTACCACAGTAGCAGGGCCCTCCCTCACCACATGGTGCACACAAGTGGACTTGACCTTGATGCATGAAGTCCTCCTGATTCAGATGGAGCTCCTGCGTTTATTGAGTCTTCTGTAGGTGTTGATGCTGTGCAGACCAGTGGAAACTGAGCTGATGCCTGAGTGGCGCTGCAGGCTGCACACGCAGCCGTTAGAGTGCAGGGGGTTGGAAAACGCCTCTCCCTGCTCCATGTAGGTGTCCGAGGTGGAGAGGTCACGTGGGATGATCATGGGTATGGAGTATTGCAGCTTCTCTCGACTCTTGTACCAAAGGCAGGAGCACATGGACTGGAAGTGGAGCACCTCAGCGTAAACGTTACGTAGACCCCGGCTCGCTGCTCCTCCCCCGCTACCTCCTACAGCGCTTCCTCCGCCGCAACCAGATggcgtggaggaggaggaggccgggTCTACCGAGCAGTGGATGTGTCCACCCGCCTGACCATTATGAGCGAGCAGAGCCCTCTGCTCAGCATCCCGCTTCTCGTCCTCGGCGTTCATGGTCATGAACCGCAGAACTGCCAAGTTGAGGAAGGCTCCGATCACAGCCAGGCCCGTCAGGATGTAGATGAAGCTGAAGGCCACATACTCCGGCTTGGTCTGCAGAGCATGCTCACTCTGCAGCGCCACATAGTCCCCGAAGCCAATGGTGGTGAGCGTGATGAAGCAGTAGTAGTAAGCATGAAAGAAGCTCCATCCCTCAAAGTGGGAGAAGGCTAGCGCCCCTACGCACAGCGTGCTCATGCAGGATATGAAGCCGATGATCACCATGTTGACCATGGAGACCTCAGTACGCCTCATGCCAAGGCACTTCTTCAGCCGGTGGAGCAGGTACCTGACGAAGGTGTTGATGCGCTCACCGACGCTCTGGAACATGACCAAAGTGAGAGGGATGCCCAGGAGGGCGTAGATCATGCAGAACACCTTCCCTCCATCTGTGCTGGGGGCTGCATGGCCATATCCTGAGGGGAAAAGGGAGAAAGGAGCAGGGTTACTAGGGCAGAACTAATTAAATCTGCAGTGCAGAGGACAAGGGTCTGAGAAAAGAAGGCTGGAGGCTGGGAAAGATGGTCAAACCAAGAGCAGACAGATATAAACGATTTGTATTCTTCAAGCAGCACTTCTGATAAATTCAAagactttttcatttcacagcgGCAGAATGCAATTGGAGATGAGAATGCACTGCATTGTGATGGCAGGAATGACCAAGTATTGATGTCGTGTATGGGAGAGAGAGCTTGAATAATTTATTGACAATCGGTCTCCGTGGAGTGGCTCCAGCTAATGAGTACTTTTGCACCTAATTAGTCCCTGTACATTTttccaaaccaaacaaacaccacaagTGCAAGCTGCataggaaatgttttgtttttgtttatctaaTAAATTCACTTTTCACCCTGCAGTTAAACCTTTGCATTATGAAACCCTGACACTCAGCACAACAAATAAAGTCAGCCATGTGGTTTGTGAGGGCTCCACTGAGTCCTCCGAACAGTGACACAGCCCAAAAATCCTCCCAAAGCTCAAAGTTAATTAGGCAGCTCCATGGCACAGGACATATGAAAGTTTGA
This region of Acanthopagrus latus isolate v.2019 chromosome 22, fAcaLat1.1, whole genome shotgun sequence genomic DNA includes:
- the kcnk3a gene encoding potassium channel subfamily K member 3a, encoding MKRQNVRTLALIICTFTYLIVGAAIFDALESQKERTERTRVGMKKDDLLRTFNLSKEDFDELEKVVLQLKPHKAGVQWKFAGSFYFAITVITTIGYGHAAPSTDGGKVFCMIYALLGIPLTLVMFQSVGERINTFVRYLLHRLKKCLGMRRTEVSMVNMVIIGFISCMSTLCVGALAFSHFEGWSFFHAYYYCFITLTTIGFGDYVALQSEHALQTKPEYVAFSFIYILTGLAVIGAFLNLAVLRFMTMNAEDEKRDAEQRALLAHNGQAGGHIHCSVDPASSSSTPSGCGGGSAVGGSGGGAASRGLRNVYAEVLHFQSMCSCLWYKSREKLQYSIPMIIPRDLSTSDTYMEQGEAFSNPLHSNGCVCSLQRHSGISSVSTGLHSINTYRRLNKRRSSI